ATCAACTTATCAACACAGTATTCTCCTAAAACTTCTCATTTCTCTTTAAATCTACTATTTTGTTATTCTTCTACATTACACATTACGTTATAACATTTTTCCACTTTCTCCTAAAATAACCTACCtactatattatatttttctaaaacttttCTTTTAATTCTTAACCAAtgaaatattataattaaaataagtATCTATAAATATGTTTTCTcaatattttgtaatattattatattattatattatattttactTATGTAAAGAGAAGACGAGTAGGTGAGGTGGCGCTTATCATTTCAAtctattttggtaattttctcaaatttttatattattaaatagaaaaaatatttaattcattattgactaacaaataatataattttatgattttaGATTTATGAATAATGAGAGAGCGTCACATTGAAGTAAATATGTTTAACGAGAGAACGATTTTTTAAACTTCttgatttattatatttatttaatattcatAACTTCATAATGACCAAGATcagataaaaaataaaaaaaacgaAGCATTATTTTAGAAGACCGTTGCGAAGCGCGGCTTagtaaataaataatataattttatgattttttatgAATAATAACATAGCGACTCGTTGAAGTAAACACGTTTAACGAGAGAACGGTTTTTAAACTTATTAATTTATTATTCCTAATTTTAGAATGAACAAGATCATATAAGAAATAAAAAAACGGGACATTATTTTAGAAGGTTGATATAAAATGTGGCTTAGTAAACTCGTTATTTGGGAAGACAAAAGGAGAAATTTTCAAATTTGCCGCAAGACTTGCTTCTTACTAAAAAATATGGAGACAAACTCTTATATGATATTTATAATTTCATGTTTATTCTAatgctttcttttctttgatgATAATTGTTAACACTCAAAATAAATTAcgaattaatttttttttaaagaaaaataaattattaattatatgaTTCACATTGTCATGCCTACACTAATCAATGTCATTATTCATCAACTCATATATCCGGATTTCGACAGAGACTTTTCCACGCGAAATAACACGTTATTTCCATTTTTAGAAAAATCAAAATCATCTCACATTCGAATTTTTTTATTGCATTCCTATAAATATCCAGAATCTCAAGATTTTATCTTCACTTATCTAGGGTCTACCTGCATTCTGTACTCTGCACTGTTATTATCTTTTTTAGTGCGAAATCTcgaaaattttaataattttcgGCTTGACATTAGTTTTTTGATCATTCGATGTCTTTAGCTGCTGGGACCAGTTCGAACAGTGAAGAGAAGGAAGAGAAAAGAAGTGCAAGTGATCAAGCTTCTTTATCTGGCATTGATcaggatgaagatgatgatgctGGTTTTCAACTAGGCCCTCAGTACACTCTCAAGGAACAGCTCGAAAAGGACAAGGTCTGTAACATATTTTTATCGCGTGTTTTCAGTTTACGTGCATATCGATTTTATTAGCTTAATTGTTGTACTGTGATCGGTGATTTGTAGTATTGTGATGATAATATGTGATTGTAGTAGTGTAACGGGTGTTTAGTAGATCGTTTGTAGTATAGAATACAGAATAATTTGTCGCGGAGCTGAAGCATGACCCTTAATCTTCATGATGTGCTAAGTAATTAAGTTTGTTGATGATATTGCATGTTTTTTTGCTAGGATGACTTAATTGTAATATTGTGATAGGTGATTTGTAGTATTGTGACGATATTATGTGATTGTAGTAGTGTGACGGGTGTTTAGTAGATCGTTTGTAGTATAGAATATAGAATAATTTGTCGCGGAGCTGAAGCATGACCCTTAATCTTCATGATGTGCTAAGTAATTATGTTTGTTGATGATATTGCGTGATTTTTTGCTAGGATGACTTAATTGCAATATTGTGATAGGTGATTTGTAGTATTGTGACGATATTATGTGATTGTAACAGTATGACGGGTGTTTAGATGATCGTTTGTAGGATAGAATAATTTGTCGCGGAGCTGAAGCATGACCCTTTATCTTCGTGATGTTGTTAAGTTATTATGTTTGGTGATGATATTGCGTGATTTTTTGCTAGGATGACGAAAGTTTGAGGAGGTGGAAGGAACAGCTTCTTGGTGCTTTGAATATTAACAATGTTGGAGGTTTGTATTCATTGTCTAGTAATTACTGTTTTCAAAATTGGATTTTGATTCTTGGGGTTATTTGCTTGAATAATATGATCAAAACAGTTTGTATAAGCCAACCTGTACCAGGTCCTAGATGTAAGATCATGTTCGGACCTTCCTCtaccaccttaaggttttagCGTGACTAGTTACTTAACCCCGGATAGTTTGATTAGACTTACAAGATAAGATGATTCCATCATTGTAACATTGTTCATCACTTCATTTGTTGCAGAATCTGCAGATCCAGAAGTAAAGATCATCAGCCTTTCTATCCTCTCTCCTGGAAGACCTGACATTGTTCTCCCTATCCCAGAAGATGGAAAACCAAAAGGCCTGTGGTTTACGTTGAAAGAAGGCAGTCCTTATAGCTTGAGATTCTCATTCCAAGTCAGTAATAACGTTGTCGTTGGCCTTAGGTACACAAACAATGTCTGGAAAACTGGTATCAAAGGTGAGATAGTTAAGTTATTTCCGCCAATTAAACCAAAATTGTGAAGATATATGCTTTATCTAACAATCTATATATTTCAGTTGACAGCGAAAAATTGATGTTTGGAACTTTTAGTCCTCAGTCAGAGCCCTACACATTTGATGTGCCTGAAGAAACCACTCCTTCTGGTTACTTTGCTAGAGGCCAATATTCTGCAAAATCAAAGGTACGCGTGACATATGATTACACAAACAATGCCATACTGCTAACAAGCTCAATGCATTTATGCCTCAGATAATCGTTATTACTGCCAATAAGCTCAATGCATATATACCTCAGATATTCATTAAAGCAACTGGAATAGAATGAATCATAGATGTAATAATCTGAGTACATAGCTGTAGACTattcttttttattttgtttaaactGTTGAAAACTCGCCATTGATGAATCTGTGTTAAAATTCCGATAATCATCCATAACAAGGGACATGCCAAGTGATCACTGACCATGACTGAGGTTCAACTGAGAAATTACTATAAAAACATTAGGAATTAGGATGCCTAAAAAATTTAGCATAGGTTAACTGATAGATATGACATGGAAATGaggttaaaattaaaaatgtcgCCGCCTCTGTTCTCTGAGAGCATCCAGCAATCTATGTATAGGTTCACGCTCAGTAGAAAACAGTTTCAGCGTGAGAACAATTACTTTGCACTTTTATAAATCTGCAGAACAATTGTTCTCACGTGTTCTCACATGAGCGCGAGCCTATACATATTTGTTGAATGATGATATTATCAGATCGCTTAGCATATTAAAAAAGTCTTTCCTATCAAAACTTTGGGCCAGCGTCGCTCAACGCTGATTTTCCACTTGTTCAAATCTAATCATATGAAAATAAATATCTTCAGATCATATTCCTTCTAGTTCAGGATTCATAAAGTTAACTGATGTCCTGAAACGTTGTTCATCTCATATTTTTTTCAGTTTGTTG
The sequence above is drawn from the Apium graveolens cultivar Ventura chromosome 2, ASM990537v1, whole genome shotgun sequence genome and encodes:
- the LOC141705406 gene encoding rho GDP-dissociation inhibitor 1-like; amino-acid sequence: MSLAAGTSSNSEEKEEKRSASDQASLSGIDQDEDDDAGFQLGPQYTLKEQLEKDKDDESLRRWKEQLLGALNINNVGESADPEVKIISLSILSPGRPDIVLPIPEDGKPKGLWFTLKEGSPYSLRFSFQVSNNVVVGLRYTNNVWKTGIKVDSEKLMFGTFSPQSEPYTFDVPEETTPSGYFARGQYSAKSKFVDDDNKRYLEIQYTFDIRKDWAKS